A region of Paenibacillus sp. JNUCC-31 DNA encodes the following proteins:
- a CDS encoding acyl carrier protein — protein MNKQDIFKIIVNHVCEILPELEQHEFQKEDQLVNLGANSIDRAEIVAMTMESLSLNIPRVELASARNIGELAEIVYEKYTSN, from the coding sequence ATGAATAAACAAGACATTTTTAAAATTATTGTAAACCATGTTTGCGAAATATTACCGGAGTTGGAGCAGCATGAATTTCAAAAGGAAGATCAGCTAGTCAATCTTGGAGCCAACTCGATAGATCGTGCAGAAATTGTCGCGATGACGATGGAGTCGCTGTCTTTGAATATCCCTCGTGTGGAACTTGCTTCAGCAAGAAATATCGGAGAGTTGGCTGAAATCGTATATGAAAAGTATACCTCCAATTAA
- a CDS encoding enoyl-CoA hydratase/isomerase: protein MELRTDFQTLRVQIQERICFVQIYRPESNNTINDQLVDEFHRLLEMCEDAVTVLVIQGLPEVFCFGADFQGLRDNAKSGDELEQDPGPLYDLWLKLASGPYIVISLVKGKVNAGGIGFVAASDIVLADHTAQFSLSEMLFGLYPACVLPFLIRRTGIQKAHYLTLMTSPILVDQAHAWGLIDAFDTSGEVLLRKHLLRLRRLTKKSVSAYKRYMISLQDNLSACKPLAVAANVEMFSDTDSMTGIIRYVEQGKFPWEE, encoded by the coding sequence ATGGAACTAAGGACGGATTTTCAGACGCTTCGTGTTCAAATACAGGAACGGATCTGTTTTGTACAAATTTATCGACCGGAGTCTAACAATACAATAAATGACCAGCTTGTCGATGAGTTTCATCGTTTACTCGAAATGTGTGAGGATGCAGTTACAGTGCTAGTAATTCAAGGGTTACCAGAGGTGTTTTGTTTCGGCGCGGATTTCCAAGGGTTGAGGGATAATGCCAAAAGTGGCGATGAGCTGGAGCAAGATCCTGGACCCTTGTATGACTTGTGGTTGAAACTGGCGTCTGGTCCGTACATTGTAATTTCCCTTGTGAAGGGGAAGGTCAATGCGGGGGGCATCGGTTTTGTTGCTGCAAGTGATATTGTGCTCGCCGACCATACGGCACAGTTTAGCTTATCTGAGATGCTTTTTGGGCTCTACCCGGCATGCGTACTACCATTCCTTATTCGTCGTACAGGAATTCAGAAAGCGCATTATTTGACACTTATGACGAGCCCAATCCTTGTAGATCAAGCGCACGCATGGGGGCTTATCGATGCATTTGATACTTCGGGCGAAGTATTGTTGCGCAAACATCTGCTTCGGCTGAGGAGACTGACCAAAAAATCGGTGTCTGCATATAAGCGTTATATGATAAGCCTTCAGGACAATTTGTCTGCATGTAAACCACTAGCGGTAGCCGCCAACGTGGAAATGTTTTCAGATACGGATTCTATGACAGGCATTATACGTTATGTGGAACAAGGGAAGTTTCCGTGGGAGGAATGA
- a CDS encoding polyketide synthase produces the protein MTPVVQMQEISPFVVQITMQDRVNKNTFSDELIKGLIDAFATISASNQYKAVVLTGYDSYFASGGTQEGLLAIYEGRARFTDGNIYSLALDCPIPVISAMQGHGIGGGFVMGLFSDFIVLSRESVYTTNFMKYGFTPGMGATCILPKKLGFSLAEELLLNAGNYRGADLEKRGVPFPVLPRDEVLQHALELARQLAEKPRVSLVTLKDHLVRQLREELQTFVERELIMHEKTFHQEEVKQRIMSLFGT, from the coding sequence ATGACACCTGTTGTACAAATGCAGGAGATTTCACCATTTGTTGTACAAATCACGATGCAGGATCGAGTTAATAAGAACACATTTTCCGATGAGCTTATCAAAGGATTGATCGATGCGTTCGCAACCATTAGTGCATCTAATCAGTATAAGGCGGTCGTACTAACGGGTTACGATAGCTATTTTGCTTCAGGAGGTACCCAGGAAGGCCTGTTGGCCATTTACGAAGGAAGGGCGAGATTCACTGACGGTAATATATACAGTCTTGCACTCGACTGTCCCATCCCCGTCATTTCTGCTATGCAGGGTCATGGCATCGGTGGCGGGTTCGTAATGGGGTTATTTTCTGATTTCATCGTCCTTAGTCGTGAGAGCGTATATACAACGAATTTCATGAAGTATGGCTTTACGCCTGGTATGGGTGCTACATGTATTTTACCGAAGAAACTAGGTTTTAGTTTGGCGGAAGAACTTCTATTAAATGCAGGAAATTATCGTGGTGCAGATCTAGAGAAGCGTGGAGTTCCATTTCCTGTCCTTCCCCGCGATGAAGTTCTCCAGCATGCGCTTGAATTAGCACGACAGCTGGCGGAGAAGCCGAGAGTATCCTTAGTAACTTTAAAGGATCACCTGGTTAGACAACTACGGGAAGAGCTTCAGACATTTGTGGAACGAGAACTAATTATGCATGAGAAGACCTTTCATCAGGAGGAAGTCAAGCAGCGTATCATGTCTCTATTTGGTACGTAA
- a CDS encoding beta-ketoacyl synthase N-terminal-like domain-containing protein — protein sequence MKSIPPINLHISGIGVTSAIGQGQEAFSTAMLEGRNTFDVMKRPGRQRGTSFIGAEIPSLSFPEKIGKRTLRSASWSGQVALATLYEAWQDASLDEINPRRIGLIIGGTNIQQRELVTTFESYVDNVPFIRPSYALSFMDSDLCGLCTEQFGIQGFAYTLGGASASGQLAIIQAAETVLSGRVDVCIAIGALMDLSYLECQSFRALGAMGSDKYADIPAKACRPFDRDRDGFIYGENCAAVVVERADLMSRRDRKPYAEILGWSVSADANRNPNPSCEGEMRVIRETLDQARLAPEDIDYINPHGSGSVIGDETELKALYDSGLKHAYVNSTKSITGHGLSAAGAVEVAATVLQMKAGSLHPSLNLENPISPHFQWVLKHPTKHRIEHALSLSIGFGGINTALCLRNLINS from the coding sequence ATGAAAAGTATACCTCCAATTAACTTGCACATCTCTGGCATTGGAGTTACCTCCGCCATTGGCCAGGGACAAGAAGCGTTTTCTACTGCGATGCTAGAGGGCAGAAATACGTTCGACGTTATGAAAAGACCTGGAAGGCAACGGGGGACCAGCTTTATAGGTGCAGAAATTCCTTCTCTTTCTTTTCCTGAAAAGATTGGGAAGAGGACGTTGCGTAGCGCCTCATGGTCTGGGCAAGTGGCACTCGCGACACTTTATGAAGCATGGCAAGATGCGTCGCTGGATGAGATTAATCCACGACGCATTGGTCTCATCATCGGTGGAACCAACATTCAACAGCGGGAACTGGTAACGACATTTGAAAGTTACGTGGACAACGTACCGTTTATTCGGCCATCGTATGCACTTTCGTTTATGGATTCCGACCTATGCGGACTATGTACTGAGCAGTTCGGCATACAAGGCTTCGCTTACACACTTGGTGGAGCATCAGCGAGTGGACAACTGGCTATTATCCAGGCGGCAGAGACTGTCTTATCTGGACGAGTCGATGTCTGTATTGCGATAGGTGCGTTGATGGATCTTTCGTATTTGGAATGCCAAAGTTTCCGCGCATTGGGGGCTATGGGAAGCGATAAATACGCAGACATCCCCGCTAAAGCATGCAGGCCGTTTGATCGCGATCGGGATGGATTTATTTATGGTGAAAATTGTGCTGCAGTAGTTGTTGAACGAGCGGACTTAATGTCAAGGAGAGACAGAAAACCTTATGCTGAGATACTTGGGTGGTCGGTCTCGGCAGATGCCAATCGCAATCCCAACCCTTCGTGCGAAGGAGAAATGAGGGTTATTCGAGAGACATTGGACCAAGCGAGGCTAGCTCCAGAAGATATCGATTACATTAATCCCCACGGATCCGGTTCTGTAATCGGTGATGAAACGGAACTTAAAGCTTTGTATGATTCAGGACTTAAACATGCTTACGTTAATAGCACCAAATCGATTACAGGTCACGGGTTAAGTGCGGCGGGTGCGGTTGAAGTTGCTGCTACAGTCTTACAAATGAAAGCGGGAAGCTTACATCCATCCCTAAATTTGGAGAATCCAATTAGTCCTCATTTTCAATGGGTATTGAAACACCCTACAAAGCATCGCATCGAACATGCCTTATCATTAAGCATAGGTTTCGGTGGGATAAATACGGCTTTGTGTTTACGCAATTTAATAAATTCATAA
- a CDS encoding hydroxymethylglutaryl-CoA synthase family protein, producing the protein MVSAGIEAMNFFGGTAFLDVIQLAKYRQLDTNRFENLLVKEKTVALPYEDPITFAVNAAKPLLDTLTEADKDRIELLITCTESGIDFGKSMSTYIHHYLGLNRNCRLFEIKQACYSGTAGFQMAVNFVLSQTSPGAKALVIATDISRFMVVDAGDALSADWSFAEPSGGAGAVAMLIGENPEVFQVDAGANGYYGYEVMDTCRPVPDSEAGDVDLSLSSYLDCCENSFLEYKKRVTGVDYRHTFQYLSFHTPFGGMVKGAHRTMMRKMVQAKPQEIEEDFKNRVMPGITYCQRVGNIMGATVLLSLASTIDNGNFDTARRIGCFSYGSGCCSEFYSGIVRPEGQRRQLQFNINKHLDERFQLSMEAYEVLLKGSGAVRFGTRNVKLDHDLIPGAMSSVQGKQRLYLDEIQEYHRVYRWN; encoded by the coding sequence ATGGTATCTGCTGGCATCGAAGCGATGAACTTTTTTGGTGGTACCGCCTTTTTGGACGTTATTCAATTAGCTAAGTATAGGCAGTTGGATACGAACCGCTTTGAGAATCTACTTGTAAAAGAGAAAACAGTGGCTCTTCCTTACGAAGACCCGATTACATTTGCTGTAAATGCAGCCAAGCCGCTGTTGGATACATTGACTGAGGCAGACAAAGATCGAATTGAATTGCTGATCACCTGTACAGAATCAGGCATTGATTTTGGAAAGTCGATGAGTACGTATATTCATCATTATTTGGGCTTAAATCGGAACTGTCGACTTTTTGAAATTAAGCAAGCATGTTATTCAGGCACAGCCGGTTTTCAAATGGCAGTAAATTTTGTACTCTCACAGACTTCACCAGGTGCAAAGGCACTAGTTATTGCAACCGATATATCACGATTTATGGTTGTGGATGCTGGGGATGCTTTAAGCGCGGATTGGTCATTCGCTGAACCAAGCGGAGGAGCGGGAGCGGTAGCAATGTTGATTGGGGAGAATCCTGAAGTTTTTCAGGTGGACGCTGGTGCCAATGGTTACTACGGATATGAAGTAATGGATACTTGTCGTCCAGTACCTGACAGTGAAGCGGGGGACGTGGATCTTTCGCTCTCGTCGTATTTGGATTGCTGCGAGAATTCCTTTTTGGAATACAAGAAGCGGGTAACGGGGGTCGATTATCGTCATACATTCCAGTACCTTTCTTTCCATACTCCTTTTGGTGGAATGGTTAAAGGTGCGCATCGTACCATGATGAGAAAAATGGTACAGGCCAAACCCCAGGAAATTGAAGAAGACTTTAAGAACAGGGTTATGCCTGGAATAACGTACTGTCAACGAGTAGGTAATATTATGGGAGCAACTGTTTTGCTTTCGCTCGCCAGTACAATTGATAACGGAAATTTTGACACGGCTCGGAGGATCGGATGTTTTTCATACGGATCAGGTTGTTGTTCTGAATTTTATAGTGGTATTGTTCGGCCGGAAGGTCAACGAAGACAGTTGCAATTTAACATCAACAAACATCTGGATGAACGGTTTCAATTGAGTATGGAAGCCTACGAAGTGTTGCTCAAAGGAAGTGGAGCGGTGAGGTTTGGAACTCGAAACGTCAAACTTGATCACGACTTGATTCCAGGAGCGATGTCTTCTGTGCAGGGTAAACAACGGCTGTATTTAGATGAAATTCAAGAGTATCATCGAGTGTATCGATGGAACTAA